In Actinoplanes sp. NBC_00393, a single genomic region encodes these proteins:
- a CDS encoding flavin reductase family protein, with product MLSSDIETQIGQLFRAAFRRYPTGVAIISAATPDGPAGLTVSSVASVSVAPPALSFSVLGSRSARAILAAPSFVVNLLGPGHATLAHDFARPGRPRFTPGQGWDRLPTGEPVLAGAAASLRATPLHLLPVGESTVVVAEVVEVLLGPDRGRLVYHDREFHPTNEKPEDPKKA from the coding sequence GTGCTCAGCAGCGACATCGAGACCCAGATCGGCCAGCTGTTCCGGGCGGCCTTCCGCCGGTATCCGACCGGCGTCGCGATCATCTCCGCGGCGACGCCGGACGGCCCGGCCGGACTGACCGTCTCCAGCGTGGCCTCGGTGTCGGTGGCCCCGCCGGCGCTCTCCTTCTCGGTGCTGGGCAGCCGCTCGGCGCGGGCGATCCTCGCGGCGCCAAGCTTCGTGGTCAACCTCCTCGGACCCGGCCACGCCACGCTGGCGCACGACTTCGCCCGCCCCGGCCGGCCACGCTTCACCCCCGGCCAGGGGTGGGACCGGCTGCCGACGGGGGAGCCGGTCCTGGCCGGGGCCGCCGCCTCGCTGCGCGCCACCCCGCTGCACCTGCTTCCGGTCGGCGAGTCGACCGTCGTGGTGGCCGAGGTCGTCGAGGTCCTCCTCGGCCCGGACCGCGGGCGCCTCGTCTACCACGACCGGGAGTTCCACCCGACGAACGAAAAACCCGAAGATCCGAAGAAGGCCTGA
- a CDS encoding sensor histidine kinase codes for MSLILTGRWTTQRWFASVLVGMAVLIVGGAVLGAQALAHTTAVSNRLSDRISPARTTVVELDVALLDQASGVRAYLLSGQDELLEAYPQGAAAERAAVDRLRRLLAGEAALLAEITEVERLAAQWRTGSADPLIDARRRTGTAPATSDDQAFETVRRQVAALDDRLVTEREAGRAALDRSRQIRNAVFLGLAVLLLAAVASIAVLLRVVVLRPLAQLGAAVRKVAAGDFEHQLSPRGPADVAALGHDVEAMRGRLVDALVESRQAHEELRRSNADLEQFAYVASHDLQEPLRKVASFCQMLQRRYADALDDRAQQYIGFAVDGATRMQRLINDLLAFSRIGRVYDGNHPVDLNDVLDQVEQTLANRIGETGAQIVRPPLPTVPGDVTLLTMLWQNLLGNAIKFRHPDRPPHVEITAADSDGMWTFTVQDNGIGIDPQFADKIFVIFQRLHPRDQYTGTGIGLAICKRVVEHHGGTISLDASHTDGARLTFTLPGLPGLPATEAEAHLTRSAAPA; via the coding sequence GTGAGTTTGATCCTGACCGGCCGCTGGACCACGCAGCGGTGGTTCGCCTCCGTGCTGGTGGGCATGGCGGTGCTGATCGTGGGCGGTGCGGTGCTCGGCGCGCAGGCGCTGGCGCACACCACCGCGGTGTCCAACCGGCTCAGCGACCGCATCTCCCCGGCCCGCACCACCGTGGTGGAACTCGACGTGGCCCTGCTCGACCAGGCGTCCGGCGTCCGCGCGTACCTGCTCAGCGGACAGGACGAACTGCTGGAGGCGTACCCGCAGGGTGCCGCGGCGGAACGCGCGGCCGTCGACCGGCTGCGCCGCCTGCTCGCCGGCGAAGCCGCACTGCTCGCCGAGATCACCGAGGTCGAGCGCCTCGCCGCGCAGTGGCGGACCGGTAGCGCCGACCCGCTGATCGACGCCCGGCGGCGCACCGGGACAGCGCCGGCCACCAGTGACGACCAGGCCTTCGAGACGGTCCGCCGCCAGGTCGCCGCGCTGGACGACCGCCTGGTCACCGAACGCGAGGCGGGCCGGGCCGCGCTCGACCGCTCCCGGCAGATCCGCAACGCGGTCTTCCTCGGCCTGGCCGTGTTGCTGCTCGCCGCGGTCGCGTCGATCGCCGTGCTGCTGCGCGTCGTCGTGCTGCGCCCGCTCGCCCAGCTCGGCGCCGCGGTCCGCAAGGTCGCCGCCGGCGACTTCGAGCACCAGCTCTCCCCGCGCGGGCCCGCCGACGTCGCCGCACTCGGCCACGACGTCGAGGCGATGCGCGGCCGGCTGGTCGACGCGCTGGTCGAAAGCAGACAGGCACACGAGGAGCTGCGCCGTTCCAACGCCGACCTGGAGCAGTTCGCCTACGTCGCGTCGCACGACTTGCAGGAGCCACTGCGCAAGGTGGCGTCGTTCTGCCAGATGCTGCAGCGCCGCTACGCCGACGCCCTGGACGACCGCGCCCAGCAGTACATCGGCTTCGCCGTGGACGGCGCCACCCGGATGCAGCGCCTGATCAACGACCTGCTGGCGTTCTCCCGGATCGGCCGGGTCTACGACGGCAACCACCCGGTCGACCTGAACGACGTGCTCGACCAGGTCGAGCAGACCCTCGCGAACCGCATCGGGGAAACCGGCGCGCAGATCGTCCGCCCGCCGCTGCCCACCGTCCCCGGCGACGTCACGCTGCTCACCATGCTCTGGCAGAACCTGCTCGGCAACGCGATCAAATTCCGCCACCCGGACCGCCCGCCGCACGTGGAGATCACCGCCGCCGACAGCGACGGCATGTGGACGTTCACCGTCCAGGACAACGGCATCGGCATCGACCCGCAGTTCGCCGACAAGATCTTCGTGATCTTCCAGCGCCTGCACCCGCGCGACCAGTACACCGGCACCGGCATCGGCCTGGCCATCTGCAAGCGCGTCGTCGAACACCACGGCGGCACGATCTCGCTCGACGCCTCCCACACCGACGGCGCCCGCCTGACCTTCACCCTGCCGGGCCTGCCAGGCCTGCCCGCAACCGAGGCCGAAGCGCACCTCACCCGATCCGCCGCTCCAGCATGA
- a CDS encoding putative bifunctional diguanylate cyclase/phosphodiesterase → MRNSQPMAQLRNDPVLRALIGLTLLGCVLFFVLAGQPEHQVRVFWAAQVPLDAALAIGGWRLRRIAHVRYRRFWSMIAFAGSSFVVGDTYQTLHTIFSPGVPSLSGGTVQTVCFAVGMSSNVIACLIFPQGLRTAREKFVFWLDATTVLVGGGVVAWCFAFNPVDGDHTDRVSAGVTAALVLVATFSATKVALIKAPPMARIAAWPMVGAAMVQGVTTVLPGDFQGVDHAYVFAIRLFPSVLIAVGPRIQEVILRNGGTGQTRKRRPYSLLPYGMIAVTFVVFFLMLPEKSSSQLWGAALGVVVITCLVAGRQLVAFHDNMVLIGRLDGAMEELRVRASYDSLTGLANRSHFSELMLAHPGEAAVLLIDLDDFKTVNDTMGHAAGDALLVTVAERLRGSVRDTDVVARLGGDEFAVLLPGTDPAGAGRVAEQMLHRLADPIDVQQHTLVTRASIGLTGTRTGDDPSVLLSNADIAMYEAKRRGKGMWVAYTDEMGARISAEAVLIREMTQALENDEFFLVYQPIVSLADDSLTGVEALIRWNHPTRGLVSPVEFIPVAERTGQIVAIGRWAMREACRQAADWRAKYPAAERMTVGVNVAGRQLRDPALVGEVAAVLADTGLPAFCLSVEVTETAVLDDEESNEAMLALRGLGVKLALDDFGTAASSLGLLLTCPVTTLKLDRSFVESITTVGRQAAVATAVSQMARALEFASVAEGIETEEQRDLIRELGYQYGQGYLWSRPVAADRVSEMWVDAVSRTVRM, encoded by the coding sequence GTGCGGAACTCGCAGCCGATGGCCCAGCTCCGGAACGATCCGGTGCTGCGCGCCCTCATCGGCCTCACCCTGCTCGGCTGCGTGCTGTTCTTCGTGCTCGCCGGGCAGCCGGAACACCAGGTGCGGGTCTTCTGGGCCGCGCAGGTGCCGCTGGACGCGGCGCTGGCGATCGGCGGGTGGCGGCTGCGGCGCATCGCGCACGTCCGCTACCGCCGGTTCTGGTCGATGATCGCCTTCGCCGGCTCGTCGTTCGTGGTCGGCGACACGTACCAGACGTTGCACACGATCTTCTCCCCCGGCGTGCCGTCGCTGAGCGGCGGCACGGTCCAGACGGTGTGCTTCGCCGTCGGGATGAGCAGCAACGTGATCGCCTGCCTGATCTTCCCGCAGGGGCTGCGTACCGCCCGGGAGAAGTTCGTCTTCTGGCTCGACGCCACCACCGTGCTGGTCGGTGGCGGCGTCGTGGCCTGGTGTTTCGCGTTCAACCCGGTGGACGGCGACCACACCGACCGGGTCAGTGCCGGCGTCACGGCGGCCCTGGTGCTGGTCGCCACCTTCTCCGCCACCAAGGTCGCGCTGATCAAGGCGCCGCCGATGGCCCGGATCGCCGCCTGGCCGATGGTCGGCGCGGCCATGGTGCAGGGCGTCACGACGGTTCTGCCCGGTGACTTCCAGGGCGTGGATCACGCGTACGTCTTCGCGATCCGCCTGTTCCCGTCGGTGCTGATCGCCGTCGGCCCGCGGATCCAGGAGGTGATCCTGCGCAACGGCGGCACCGGGCAGACCCGCAAGCGACGGCCGTACAGCCTGCTGCCGTACGGAATGATCGCCGTGACCTTCGTGGTGTTCTTCCTGATGCTGCCGGAGAAGTCCTCGTCGCAGCTGTGGGGCGCCGCCCTCGGCGTCGTGGTGATCACCTGTCTGGTGGCCGGGCGGCAGCTGGTCGCCTTCCACGACAACATGGTGCTGATCGGCCGGCTCGACGGGGCCATGGAGGAGCTGCGGGTCCGCGCCTCCTACGACAGCCTCACCGGCCTGGCCAACCGCTCGCACTTCAGCGAACTCATGCTGGCCCACCCGGGCGAGGCTGCCGTACTGCTGATCGACCTCGACGACTTCAAGACGGTCAACGACACGATGGGTCACGCGGCGGGCGACGCACTGCTGGTCACGGTGGCCGAGCGGTTGCGCGGCTCGGTCCGGGACACCGACGTGGTGGCCCGGCTCGGCGGCGACGAGTTCGCCGTGCTGTTGCCCGGCACCGACCCGGCCGGCGCCGGCCGAGTCGCCGAGCAGATGCTGCACCGGCTCGCCGATCCGATCGACGTGCAGCAGCACACCCTGGTCACCCGGGCCAGCATCGGTCTTACCGGCACCCGGACCGGCGACGACCCGTCGGTGCTGCTCAGCAACGCCGACATCGCGATGTACGAGGCGAAGCGCCGCGGCAAGGGGATGTGGGTCGCCTACACCGACGAGATGGGCGCCCGGATCAGCGCCGAGGCGGTGCTCATCCGGGAGATGACCCAGGCGCTCGAGAACGACGAGTTCTTCCTGGTCTACCAGCCGATCGTGTCGCTCGCCGACGACTCGCTGACCGGGGTGGAAGCGCTGATCCGGTGGAACCACCCGACCCGTGGGCTGGTCTCGCCGGTGGAGTTCATCCCGGTCGCCGAGCGTACCGGGCAGATCGTCGCGATCGGCCGCTGGGCGATGCGGGAGGCGTGCCGGCAGGCCGCCGACTGGCGGGCGAAGTACCCGGCTGCCGAGCGGATGACGGTCGGCGTCAACGTGGCCGGCCGCCAGCTGCGCGACCCGGCCCTGGTCGGCGAGGTCGCCGCGGTGCTGGCCGACACCGGGCTGCCCGCGTTCTGCCTCAGCGTCGAGGTCACCGAGACGGCTGTGCTCGACGACGAGGAGTCCAACGAGGCCATGCTGGCCCTGCGCGGGCTCGGCGTGAAGCTGGCCCTCGACGACTTCGGCACCGCGGCGTCCTCGCTGGGCCTGCTGCTGACCTGCCCGGTGACCACGCTGAAGCTGGACCGCTCGTTCGTCGAGTCGATCACCACGGTGGGCCGGCAGGCGGCGGTCGCCACCGCGGTCAGCCAGATGGCACGGGCGCTCGAGTTCGCCTCGGTGGCTGAGGGCATCGAGACCGAGGAGCAGCGCGATCTGATCCGCGAGCTGGGCTACCAGTACGGCCAGGGCTACCTCTGGTCACGTCCGGTGGCCGCCGACCGGGTCAGCGAGATGTGGGTCGATGCTGTCTCGCGTACCGTGCGCATGTGA
- a CDS encoding carbohydrate-binding module family 20 domain-containing protein: MDEPTRPKRRSRLATALAATTLAVGIGGFGVASVVTGPDAFAAPPGSKDVTAVMFEWTFASVARECTNKLGPLGYGFVQVSPPQEHIQGSQWWTSYQPVSYTIGGRLGNRAAFASMVNTCHAAGVKVVVDTVINHMSAGSGTGTAGTQYSKYNYPGLYSDQDFHSCRSAINDYTNRSNVQDCELVNLSDLNTGSDYVRGKIAGYLNDLASLGVDGFRIDAAKHMSAADLAGIKSKLSNTGAYWKHEVIFGAGEAVQPTEYTGSGDVQEFRFARDLKRVFLNENLAYLSNFGASWGYLPSNQAAVFVDNHDTERVGDTLNYKNGSAYTLAQVFTLAWPYGAPDVNSGYEFSSHDQGPPNNGTVNACYADGWKCQHAWRQIGNMVGFRNAVSGTAVTNWWTNGADQIAFGRGNRGYVAINHEGSALTRTFQTSLPAGNYCDVQHGDPTSGGGCTGTTYAVNAAGQFTATVPAGDAIALYAGASGPAPTTSATTSPPASPSPSASASTSGASFGVNATTSYGQNIFVVGNQAALGNWAPANAVPLSAATYPVWTGTVNLPAGTAFQYKYVRKNTDGSVTWESGANRTATVPASGRVTLSDTWRN, from the coding sequence GTGGACGAACCCACCCGCCCCAAACGCCGTTCCCGTCTGGCGACCGCGCTGGCGGCGACCACCCTCGCCGTCGGCATCGGCGGCTTCGGCGTCGCCTCGGTCGTGACCGGGCCCGACGCCTTCGCCGCCCCGCCCGGCAGCAAGGACGTCACCGCCGTGATGTTCGAGTGGACCTTCGCCTCGGTGGCCCGCGAGTGCACGAACAAACTCGGCCCGCTGGGGTACGGGTTCGTGCAGGTCTCGCCGCCGCAGGAGCACATCCAGGGCAGCCAGTGGTGGACGTCGTACCAGCCGGTGTCGTACACGATCGGCGGCCGCCTCGGTAACCGGGCGGCGTTCGCGAGCATGGTGAACACGTGTCACGCCGCCGGTGTGAAGGTCGTGGTGGACACCGTCATCAACCACATGTCGGCCGGCTCGGGCACCGGCACCGCCGGCACGCAGTACTCGAAATACAACTACCCCGGCCTCTACTCCGACCAGGACTTCCACTCCTGCCGCTCGGCGATCAACGACTACACGAACCGGTCCAACGTGCAGGACTGCGAGCTGGTCAACCTCTCCGACCTGAACACCGGCAGCGACTACGTCCGCGGCAAGATCGCCGGGTACCTGAACGATCTGGCCTCGCTCGGCGTGGACGGGTTCCGCATCGACGCCGCCAAGCACATGTCCGCGGCCGATCTGGCGGGCATCAAGTCGAAGCTGAGCAACACCGGGGCGTACTGGAAGCACGAGGTCATCTTCGGCGCCGGCGAGGCGGTCCAGCCGACCGAGTACACGGGTAGCGGCGATGTGCAGGAGTTCCGCTTCGCCCGCGACCTGAAGCGGGTGTTCCTCAACGAGAACCTGGCGTACCTGTCGAACTTCGGGGCCTCGTGGGGTTACCTGCCGAGCAACCAGGCCGCGGTCTTCGTCGACAACCACGACACCGAGCGCGTCGGCGACACCCTCAACTACAAGAACGGGTCGGCGTACACGCTCGCTCAGGTCTTCACGCTGGCCTGGCCCTACGGTGCGCCGGACGTCAACTCCGGCTACGAGTTCAGCAGCCACGACCAGGGTCCGCCGAACAACGGGACGGTGAACGCCTGCTACGCCGACGGCTGGAAGTGCCAGCACGCCTGGCGGCAGATCGGCAACATGGTGGGCTTCCGCAACGCGGTCTCCGGCACGGCGGTCACCAACTGGTGGACCAACGGCGCCGACCAGATCGCCTTCGGCCGGGGCAACCGGGGCTACGTGGCGATCAACCACGAGGGCAGCGCGCTGACCCGGACCTTCCAGACGTCGCTGCCAGCGGGCAACTACTGCGACGTGCAGCACGGTGACCCGACCAGCGGTGGCGGCTGCACGGGCACGACGTACGCGGTCAACGCGGCCGGCCAGTTCACCGCGACGGTCCCGGCCGGCGACGCGATCGCCCTGTACGCCGGCGCCAGCGGCCCGGCCCCGACCACCTCGGCCACCACGTCGCCGCCGGCGTCCCCGTCGCCGTCCGCGTCCGCCTCCACCTCGGGCGCGTCGTTCGGGGTCAACGCCACCACCAGCTACGGCCAGAACATCTTCGTCGTCGGCAACCAGGCCGCCCTCGGCAACTGGGCCCCGGCGAACGCGGTGCCGCTCTCCGCGGCCACCTACCCGGTCTGGACCGGCACGGTCAACCTGCCGGCCGGCACCGCCTTCCAGTACAAGTACGTCCGCAAGAACACCGACGGCAGCGTCACCTGGGAGTCCGGCGCCAACCGCACCGCGACCGTCCCGGCGAGCGGCAGAGTCACCCTGAGCGACACCTGGCGCAACTAG
- a CDS encoding sensor domain-containing phosphodiesterase, whose amino-acid sequence MQHIHDLLDLRAVTPVFQPLIDLAGGHVVGYEALSRGPAGTPWESPLALFAEARAAGREAELDWICRAVAYRAALAANLGPELTLFVNMEPTAWRSGCPADLVPVVQQARSRLRVVTEMTERAIAADPAALLSAAENCREAGWGVALDDVGADPMSLALMPFVHPDVVKLDMGLLHAPDHPDTARVVAAVSAYAESSGAVILAEGIETERHLALARTMGATIGQGWYFGRPAPLPYRDATPLPPAAPSRWDAALTAASSRPETAALSRWEASAAARSGSMSVARPSVPLLTPPGRGDRTPFELVSAVRPVTRATKAQLMPLSRHLEALAGTGPEPPVLLACFQEARHFTARTAVRFARVAAHSPLVAALGVGLPPEPAPGVRGAELGDDRLRGEWNVIVVGPHRAAALVARDLGDAGPDSERRFEFALTHDRSLAAEAARSLLHHLAPLNLPALL is encoded by the coding sequence GTGCAGCACATTCACGACCTGCTCGACCTGCGCGCGGTCACCCCGGTGTTCCAGCCGCTCATCGACCTGGCCGGCGGCCACGTCGTCGGATACGAGGCGCTCAGCCGCGGCCCGGCCGGCACACCCTGGGAGTCGCCGCTCGCGCTGTTCGCCGAGGCCCGCGCCGCCGGGCGGGAAGCCGAACTGGACTGGATCTGCCGGGCGGTCGCGTACCGGGCGGCGCTCGCGGCGAACCTCGGGCCCGAGCTGACGCTGTTCGTCAACATGGAGCCGACCGCGTGGCGGTCCGGCTGCCCGGCCGACCTGGTTCCGGTCGTCCAGCAGGCCCGCAGCCGGCTGCGGGTGGTCACCGAGATGACCGAGCGGGCCATCGCGGCAGACCCGGCGGCGCTGCTGTCGGCGGCCGAGAACTGCCGGGAAGCGGGCTGGGGCGTCGCGCTCGACGACGTGGGCGCCGATCCGATGTCGCTGGCGTTGATGCCGTTCGTGCACCCGGACGTGGTGAAGCTCGACATGGGGCTGCTGCACGCCCCGGACCATCCGGACACCGCGCGGGTGGTGGCGGCGGTCTCGGCGTACGCGGAGTCCAGCGGCGCCGTGATCCTGGCCGAGGGCATCGAGACCGAGCGTCACCTGGCGCTGGCCCGAACGATGGGCGCGACCATCGGCCAGGGCTGGTATTTCGGCCGCCCCGCCCCACTGCCGTACCGGGATGCCACGCCGCTGCCACCCGCCGCACCTTCGCGCTGGGATGCCGCGCTGACTGCTGCGTCTTCGCGCCCGGAAACCGCCGCGCTCTCGCGCTGGGAGGCGTCGGCCGCCGCCCGCTCGGGCTCGATGTCCGTCGCGCGTCCGTCGGTGCCACTGCTCACCCCGCCGGGCCGCGGCGACCGGACGCCGTTCGAGCTGGTCAGCGCGGTGCGGCCGGTCACGCGTGCCACGAAGGCGCAGCTCATGCCGCTCAGCCGGCACCTGGAAGCACTGGCCGGGACGGGTCCGGAGCCACCCGTGCTGCTCGCCTGCTTCCAGGAGGCACGGCACTTCACCGCCCGCACCGCCGTCCGCTTCGCCCGGGTCGCCGCGCACAGCCCGCTGGTCGCCGCTCTCGGCGTCGGCCTGCCACCCGAGCCGGCGCCCGGCGTTCGTGGCGCCGAGCTGGGCGACGACCGCCTCCGCGGCGAATGGAACGTCATCGTGGTCGGCCCGCATCGAGCCGCCGCGCTGGTGGCCCGCGACCTCGGCGACGCCGGCCCGGATTCCGAGCGGCGCTTCGAATTCGCCCTCACCCACGATCGCAGCCTGGCCGCCGAAGCGGCCCGGTCGCTGCTGCACCACCTCGCCCCGCTCAACCTCCCGGCCTTGCTTTAG
- a CDS encoding CDGSH iron-sulfur domain-containing protein, whose amino-acid sequence MTASIVPYEDGPLIVRGDFELHTPDGEPIDPGRGTIALCRCGRSAIKPFCDGTHKAVRFQAPSGRQTPSPRGKD is encoded by the coding sequence GTGACCGCATCCATCGTTCCGTACGAGGACGGCCCGCTGATCGTGCGGGGCGACTTCGAGCTGCACACACCCGACGGCGAACCGATCGACCCCGGCCGCGGCACGATCGCGCTGTGCCGGTGCGGCCGCTCCGCCATCAAGCCGTTCTGTGACGGTACCCACAAGGCGGTCCGCTTCCAGGCGCCCAGCGGCCGCCAGACGCCGAGCCCGCGGGGTAAGGACTGA
- a CDS encoding WGR domain-containing protein produces the protein MPADVTYLELSEDSGSAHKFYEVAVDGTELTVRYGRIGDRGQVKQSSFTTADKAKSEAAKKIGEKVRKGYAPAVPGGRQKRSVSRRQIVSTRSTATRAPVLWRYASGSPAFGIFIDDDVCMVGNESGLITTLSHGAEVLQQFQLPDGVKCIVADDDWLYAGCDDGNVYDLTGKVPRLAYRIAPEIDIYWLDIHDGVLGVSDASGGISAIDHEDEFLWRRPGRGAAAWMVRCDASAVHHGNRAGITSYDWRTGQELWHTRTGPVLFGWQERATLYAGTSTRQVVELGKNGSLRQTYQCDGPVFSCATAEDGRYVFAGDSASSIYCFDANGTRLWKLATGCGSAYSMQYRDERLYIVTTDGSLACIDASEAAIRSAVGGEVPEVVDVKAPPRMAAVVPSTTVEIVHDVAGGVVVECVEVGGRLRIRVVSSGYHHDWQVQFPKGIRQPGTRYVVAGLREASRGGFYRAYGEIRRLV, from the coding sequence ATGCCGGCCGACGTCACGTATCTCGAGCTCTCCGAGGACAGCGGGAGCGCCCACAAGTTCTACGAGGTGGCCGTCGACGGGACGGAGCTGACCGTCCGCTACGGACGGATCGGCGATCGGGGCCAGGTCAAGCAGTCCTCCTTCACCACCGCCGACAAGGCGAAGAGCGAGGCAGCAAAGAAGATCGGAGAGAAGGTACGCAAGGGGTACGCGCCGGCCGTCCCCGGCGGGCGGCAGAAGCGGTCGGTCTCGCGGCGGCAGATCGTGAGCACCCGCTCGACCGCGACCCGCGCGCCGGTCCTCTGGCGGTATGCGTCGGGCAGCCCGGCGTTCGGCATCTTCATCGACGACGACGTGTGCATGGTCGGCAACGAGAGCGGCCTGATCACGACACTCAGCCATGGCGCCGAGGTGTTGCAGCAGTTCCAGCTGCCGGACGGGGTCAAGTGCATCGTCGCCGACGACGACTGGCTCTACGCCGGCTGCGACGACGGGAATGTGTACGACTTGACCGGCAAGGTGCCGCGCCTGGCGTACCGGATCGCGCCCGAGATCGACATCTACTGGCTCGACATCCACGACGGCGTGCTGGGTGTCTCCGACGCGAGCGGCGGGATCTCGGCGATCGACCACGAGGACGAGTTCCTGTGGCGCCGGCCCGGCCGGGGCGCGGCCGCGTGGATGGTCCGCTGCGACGCCTCCGCGGTGCACCACGGCAACCGGGCCGGCATCACCAGCTACGACTGGCGGACCGGGCAGGAGCTGTGGCACACCCGGACCGGCCCGGTGCTGTTCGGCTGGCAGGAGCGCGCCACGCTGTATGCGGGGACCTCCACCCGCCAGGTCGTCGAGCTGGGCAAGAACGGCTCGCTGCGGCAGACGTATCAGTGCGACGGCCCGGTGTTCTCCTGCGCCACCGCCGAGGACGGGCGGTACGTGTTCGCCGGCGACAGCGCGTCGTCGATCTACTGCTTCGACGCGAACGGCACCCGGCTGTGGAAACTGGCCACCGGCTGCGGCTCGGCCTACTCGATGCAGTACCGGGACGAGCGCCTCTACATCGTCACCACGGACGGCTCGCTGGCCTGTATCGACGCGAGCGAGGCGGCGATCCGGTCGGCGGTCGGCGGCGAGGTCCCCGAGGTGGTCGACGTCAAGGCGCCGCCGCGGATGGCCGCCGTGGTCCCGTCCACCACAGTCGAGATCGTCCACGACGTCGCCGGCGGGGTGGTGGTCGAGTGTGTCGAGGTCGGCGGCCGGTTGCGGATCCGGGTCGTGTCGTCCGGCTACCACCACGACTGGCAGGTCCAGTTCCCGAAGGGCATCCGCCAGCCCGGCACCCGCTATGTGGTGGCCGGGCTGCGCGAGGCGAGCCGTGGCGGCTTCTACCGGGCGTACGGGGAGATTCGCCGGCTCGTTTGA
- a CDS encoding iron-containing redox enzyme family protein, with protein sequence MKLPAARGPVSAALIDVLSGKSRVLPSRLVTVDDEDLHLTLFVCYELAYRGWDGVDDDWEWDPGVLRLRAAAERHFEAMLHELAGPPEPVDLETVPARLREIADDDDGPSLSGYLRGRASHQQFREFVMHRSVYHLREADPHTWAIPRLGGDAKAALIEIQLDEYGNGVTDRMHQELFKQTMRWFDLDLTYGAYVDSVGAATLATNNLMSLFGLHRSRRGAIIGHLAAYEMTSTQPNRSYGNGLRRLGGDADATAFYDEHVEADAVHEQIAAHDLAGSFARAEPHLAGDVLFGARCALALDARWAQGLLDAWSSGRSSLYTEPTVGSLAA encoded by the coding sequence ATGAAGCTGCCTGCTGCCCGGGGGCCGGTGTCGGCCGCGTTGATCGACGTCCTCAGCGGGAAGAGCCGCGTTCTGCCGTCGCGCCTGGTCACGGTGGATGACGAGGACCTGCACCTGACCCTGTTCGTCTGCTACGAGCTCGCCTACCGCGGGTGGGACGGGGTGGACGACGACTGGGAGTGGGATCCCGGGGTGCTGCGCCTGCGCGCTGCCGCGGAACGGCACTTCGAGGCCATGTTGCACGAGCTGGCCGGCCCGCCGGAGCCGGTCGACCTGGAGACGGTGCCGGCCCGGCTGCGGGAGATCGCCGACGATGATGACGGGCCGTCGCTCTCCGGCTACCTGCGCGGCCGGGCCAGTCACCAGCAGTTCCGGGAGTTCGTCATGCACCGGTCCGTCTACCACCTGCGGGAGGCGGATCCGCACACCTGGGCGATCCCCCGGCTGGGCGGCGACGCGAAGGCCGCGCTCATCGAGATCCAGCTCGACGAGTACGGCAACGGCGTCACCGACCGCATGCACCAGGAGCTGTTCAAGCAGACCATGCGGTGGTTCGACCTGGATCTGACCTACGGCGCGTACGTGGATTCGGTCGGCGCGGCCACTCTCGCCACGAACAACCTGATGTCGCTGTTCGGCCTGCACCGCAGCCGCCGCGGCGCGATCATCGGCCACCTCGCCGCCTACGAGATGACCTCCACGCAGCCCAACCGCTCGTACGGCAACGGCCTGCGCCGGCTCGGCGGTGACGCCGACGCGACGGCGTTCTACGACGAGCACGTGGAGGCCGACGCGGTGCACGAGCAGATCGCCGCCCACGACCTGGCCGGGTCGTTCGCCCGCGCCGAGCCGCATCTCGCCGGCGACGTGCTGTTCGGCGCCCGGTGCGCGCTCGCCCTGGACGCCCGGTGGGCGCAGGGCCTGCTGGACGCCTGGTCGAGTGGCCGGTCGTCGCTGTACACCGAGCCGACCGTGGGGAGCCTCGCCGCATGA